The Diceros bicornis minor isolate mBicDic1 chromosome 14, mDicBic1.mat.cur, whole genome shotgun sequence genome segment AGGCAGAGAGAGACCTGCCTCAAAGAGATTTGTGAGTGTGGCATTTGTCTACTGAGTAAACCTCAGCAAGAATAATAAGaccctaaaatattttaaagagaatttcATTGGCATCATCACTTGAATTTCATCACCTTGGGCAGTAGAGAACAGAGTTAGAAAAATGTCCCCAGCTGGATATCACAACTGCTACATTACTGTTATGTGCCTCACATTTTCCCTTTTGGAATGAGATTTTCTTTGGTGCTCATTCTGTACTATCTTACCATTATGTGTTGCCTGTGTGATGAGCAGATAATTTGAGCTTTTAGTTTAGAGATCTTCAGATCAAAAAAGAACCCCCATCTGTAGTTTGACCTGATTTAGATGAAAAGGCCTAGACTTTGAACTGATGCAATTATGGGatgaaattttaggattatttggaGGGAGAGTAAGTGTACTTTGTATGTGGGCACAATGGAAATTATTAGTAGCCAGAGTTGGGACTGTGGTGGATTAAGGATGTTAGCAAAATCTTTGAATCTGTATCCAATGAGAGGTAAGAATGATTTCCTCTCTCTATGAAGCTTTGTTGGCCTGTGACTATTTTGACCAAAAAAGTATGGTAAAAATGATGTTAATATTGATCCTTGTGTTTGTCTGTGAGATGACTGGTAGCTTTTGCCTTATATGTTGGCTCCCATATAAAAGTCTATCGAGGCATCAGTGATGAAGGAGTGTATCAGGGCCACATGGAGaaactgaaaaagagagaaatagagagagacacTTGGTCAGCTCCCAGCTATCCCATGCCCAGCTGTTCAAGTCATTCTAGCTGAGGCCCAAGACATTATTGAGGAGAGTCAACACTTCCCTGCTGTTTTTTTCCCAATTGGTGTCCCACAGAATAAAGCAATTTAATTAAATATGTGTTTTAAGCTTCTAGTTGGGATGCTGGtgtattatgcagcaatagaaaaccaaaaCTCAGGTGATCCTCTACAGTTCACAGCCTCCATGCAGCTTGGATTATGTCAAAAATTGTGATCAACAGAAATACTGGTCTGAGAGAGTTCAGACCAGAAGATGCCTTCTCCACACATATTCTTTATAAACAAAACTGGATTGAGGGACCAAAGAAGGTGGAGTTGGAAGATAGAAGAAGCATGGGAGTGAGGTCAGAACCAAATAGTTCAGATTTACAAAAATGAATGGAGAGAATTTGAACAGTCAATCCATGAGCTCAAAATATTCTTTCATTGTCTTGTCTGTCTGTGCCTCTAAATAGTTATAAATGCTGACACTCACAATCCTTCAAGGGCAGCCATTTCTAGGAACTTTGAAAATAAGGAACCTAGTACCTCTTATGTATTAGCTCCAAAAATACCTCTGCAATTATGATTTAATAGCTTTCACTTAGTATGAGTTTGGTGACAAGTaaggaaaacaacacaaaattttgaagaatttttcGTATTTCACTGGTATTACATCACGTTACATCACATTACAATCTGTGAAAATAAGTatagaaataggaaaacaaaacaaaaaaataggaagagTTATAAAACTCATAATTCTCCATAACCAAAGACTGAGGGGAAAATAAGACACTAATGAGCTAGAAAGACATTCTTGAAATTTTTGTCAATCTGCTTCCtgttttatcaatattttacagTAATCCTTGAAGTTTGACTTATAAAACATCTCTGGAGATAGAAGTTCTAAAACTTTTTAGATAAGCCATTggttattttatctttgttaattaGTGATTACaacattatttgttttaattactTGCTTGCCTCCATgcttggagaaaaaagaaataatgacatactgcttaaaattttcctttgacTCCCATGTGAGTTAGTGTTTACTTTTCCAATTGAGTAATCATGGCCCTAAATTCAAATCTTTAATATATATTAGCATAATAATTTTATTGCTCACAATAAAATAAGTTTACTTAGAgggacaacacagacaaacatgCCTAAGTACTATCCAACTGCTGAATACATGGTTAATATAGGCATATttctattcctgatttcattCAAGAACACATAAGAATACACAACAAATCAGTTGTATCAACTGATATTCTTAAAGCAAATTCAACATTAGGGTTCCATGGCTGGAATTCTGTTTGTTCAAGTTTCTTACATATTACCCATGAATGTGTTATTTAACACAGCTAGACTGGACAAtcccacttatttttcctttattcagtTCCCTTGGTTATATATATTGTAAACGTTTGAGAAGCGGTACAATTTCACATCTCAGCTTTCTCATTGCCTGTTTATTTATGCCTCAGAAGAGTTCTCTAGATTTTTTCAAGTCAGATCCTCCTTGTAATCACTCTACTCAAAGCCCCCTTCACTTCCTTGTTCCTCAAAGTATACATCAGTGGATTTAGTACAGGAGTGACCACACTGTACATAATGGCCAAGATCCGGTCCTGGTCCATTGAGCTACCAGAGGTGGGACGAATATAAGTGAAGATAACAGGAGCATACAAAAGAATAACTACCATGAAGTGGGAGGCACAAGTGGACAGTGCTTTCTGAAGCGTGCTGCAAGAATGGGTCTTGAAGAAAAGATACATGATAATGTAGAAATATGAGAGAAGTGTTAGAAAGAATGGGCCCATGGCAATGGTCCCTGTGACAGTATTGAGCAGCCACTGGTTGAGTTCAGTGTTCCCACAGGCCAACTCCAGCAATGGCTTAACATCACAGAAGAAGTGGTGGATATGGTTGGAACCACAGAATTTCAAGTGAGAGGTCATTATGGAGTGCAGCAGGGCATGGAAAAAACCCATGGACCAGATAGTGATAGCTGTCTGGGTACAGAGCTGATGattcatgataagagggtaacgcaGTGGTTTGCAGATAGCCACAAAGCGGTCAAAGGCCATTATGGCCAACAACATGGCCTCGGTGCTTCCCAGAAAGTGGAAGAAGTGAAGCTGGCTTATGCATCCCAAGAAAGAAATTGCTTTATGTGTAGAGAGGATGTTCTCTAGCATCTTTGGCAGTGTCGCTGTGGAGTAGCAGATATCTAGACATGACAGATTGCCCAGGAAGAAATACATAGGTGAATGCAGTCTTGGATCTAAGATGACAATCATCAGGATGGCTCCAGCCACAATGAGAACATAAATTGCAAGGAAAACCACGAAGAGAAAAGGCTGaagtacttggatgtctgttatTCCAAGGAGGAGAAATTCAGTGACTGAGGTTTGATTCAGCATCacttaaaagaaaagacaaaagaatataTGGAATGCTCTCTCTGATGGGAATTAGAGTCTTTTCAGTCTAGAATGTTACTACCAAGACAACAATATTTTGAAGGAGAACATTGTTGTTTTACATAGTTCCAGCTTCAGAGGTTGCACAATATTTTGACTATTAAATATTAAGGTTACATGTTGGTTATGGACTGTAACTCAATCATTTTTTTTGTCATTAAACttatcattaatatttttctttcttctagggATTCAGAGCATGTTGCCAACCTATCATATTCTTTGACTGTGAACATCTACCTTCTGATACAATTTTCCTTGCATCTCCTGAGTTGGCATTAACAGGGAGCAAAATTTTCTCTCTGCTATCTCTTGACCTAGTAAGAAACCACCTAAGGGGTTTTTacttaagaaaaaatagacaGGGAGAGAATAATAAGACCTATAAGGAAATCTAATAGAAGTGCAGAGATTGGAGTGCTTCCTATAGAAGGGGAATCATTCAAGGTTTGGACAATTCctgagaggagaagaaaaagatttgatGTGAATAGAATAAAAGCTTATATAATTAGGGAACACTTCTACAACTAGGGAAACCCATGCGACTCCAGGCATTATAGCTGGAGGAAATTGTGAGAAATTATCTAACCTCTACTACACCTCCATGAAAGGCTGGCTTCAAGCAATTCGGAGTAGTTTTCTTTGACAGCCAcgtctattttgtatattgttaaaatttactGCTCCTGTTAAGATACAAATGATATGCCAagtatcattttcatttctctgacccACAAAACAAAGTTATATCAAAAattcctttggggaaaaaaactttTCCTGCCATTTAAAGAACATTATCAATCAGACTCTGTACTAAATGACTTATTTCACTGCAatttaaatatttagagattACATATTTACTTTGGAGAATATCTAGAGTCAGGCATGTTGAATTGAGAATGGGATATGGCAATAAAAATGTAGGAAGTAAAGAGCCTTCATGATTCACAAACACAATGAGGGGCCCATCATAAGAAGGCAAACCAGCTCTAAATCCTGGACATTAAAGTTTGACAGTAGCAAGTAGCCAAAAACATGGGCAACCGCTCAACCAGTCTCCTATTTAATTCTCTCACCTGACTGTGTGCTCAAATTCACAGCTAAGAAAGCTTTTCAGGTTTACATTTCCAGTGATTATAAATGttagaaaaatttttgaaatgacaTTTCATATTGGGATTGCAACATAAACTCTTTGTCTTCAAAaacctcttcctctctttctgaaATTCTGCCTCCCATTTACAAGCCACAGTTTTCTAGACATACAAATCCTGAGAGAGTGTGTCCCCTGGGTCTGAGACGGATTGCCATAAGAATAAACAGGGTACATTTCCATACCTGCAACATGAGAGAATTTCCTTTGGGAAATTCCTATCTtgagttccatttttttttcactgttcCTATTTTCTTTCCTATGTTTCTTCCTTAGTCTCAGGACCACAAATAGCACAAGTCTCAATGGCCTCATGTGTTTTCTTagttaaattatcttttatttccttggagAGAAGTGTGGATACACATTCTCATCATGGAGACTTCCCTTGAAAAACTCTATGtataaaatgggaagaaattTGATAATGACAGTTAAGGAATGGTGGCCAGTCACATCCTATTGATCTGTACAGAAAGATGATTATCTTTAATATTCTACTCATTT includes the following:
- the LOC131413940 gene encoding olfactory receptor 12D1-like, yielding MLNQTSVTEFLLLGITDIQVLQPFLFVVFLAIYVLIVAGAILMIVILDPRLHSPMYFFLGNLSCLDICYSTATLPKMLENILSTHKAISFLGCISQLHFFHFLGSTEAMLLAIMAFDRFVAICKPLRYPLIMNHQLCTQTAITIWSMGFFHALLHSIMTSHLKFCGSNHIHHFFCDVKPLLELACGNTELNQWLLNTVTGTIAMGPFFLTLLSYFYIIMYLFFKTHSCSTLQKALSTCASHFMVVILLYAPVIFTYIRPTSGSSMDQDRILAIMYSVVTPVLNPLMYTLRNKEVKGALSRVITRRI